In Nymphaea colorata isolate Beijing-Zhang1983 chromosome 3, ASM883128v2, whole genome shotgun sequence, a genomic segment contains:
- the LOC116249981 gene encoding putative disease resistance protein At5g47280 isoform X1, whose translation MVEPISISITALSVIKGIMKAINTAQQTIDSFKTEYDKLKINLADLTPRIESVNQFNEEIADLSRKDRLTVQRRTDMTNLVEQLKDCLQLVEKCNRLSFWKYHMINFYTEKLKACNESLNGFVTGVMVADIWEETMTNRRVKYDCSVPKPPEFTVGWTEAVGELKQKLLQEELLVIGICGAGGYGKSTLAKKLCEQVKGKFERISYISIPRSADSPTEKNEVEPLDWIGPTGMFSKLWDDLVGGSLPKFGSADGAREQLKQCLNKRKTQGKGMLVVLDGVLSDSMLERLVIGTPGLKTLVTSREELNGVNWSYRVQQLSMKDAMDLFRHHALLQGPTSEYVDEELVEQIVKGCNCHPLALEVIGKSLKNAEIGEWRSKAESLQNAQIFDEYEKILRPLYTSLQDLTPTERECFMDLSSFPNNKRIRAAALMDMWVHTRGQNEDRSRAYNILMKLADRHLIELFKRTRNETTDLDKSFGDLFVAQHDLLNELAVYVSRKEMPNTRLTIKQGDILDMISVTPQKFSLILKIVRDLRRLIKGVIKKMVYSLFGVGDETGRRQTEIRRTRGPSLRVDLAQIVSIHRGESINLERIDVPFPRVEVLILCFSCNFYCLPRFMNWMGNLKVLIIANDSMGAAVLSGPLPSGSLKSLRAVRLEKILLPISCTLMKPFKGVQKLSMVLCKVNEVLEIGPGWDIQIMFPDITELEIDYCDGLEKLPTAVCNIVNLQELSITNCHDLCELPEEIGSLSKLEVLRLSACTSLESLPDSFSGLRKLRFLDLFCCSRIKDLPNNIGVLHNLEKIDFRRCFANLPDALINLEGLRDVICDEDVKTLWEESVKTKLRRLRVHGCKDLVSLNFLK comes from the exons ATGGTGGAGCCGATTTCCATCTCAATAACAGCGCTTTCTGTGATAAAGGGGATAATGAAAGCCATCAATACGGCGCAGCAGACAATCGATAGCTTCAAGACCGAGTATGATAAGTTAAAGATAAATTTAGCGGATTTAACTCCTCGAATTGAATCCGTCAATCAGTTCAATGAGGAAATCGCCGATCTGAGCAGGAAGGACCGACTAACGGTCCAAAGACGGACCGATATGACCAATTTGGTGGAGCAATTGAAGGATTGTCTGCAACTGGTTGAGAAATGTAATCGTCTGTCATTTTGGAAGTATCACATGATCAATTTCTACACTGAGAAACTGAAGGCCTGCAACGAAAGCCTGAACGGTTTCGTAACGGGGGTGATGGTGGCGGACATATGGGAAGAGACGATGACGAACAGGAGAGTGAAGTACGATTGTTCTGTACCGAAGCCACCAGAGTTCACCGTGGGATGGACGGAGGCCGTGGGAGAGTTGAAGCAGAAACTGTTGCAGGAAGAACTTCTGGTCATCGGAATCTGTGGTGCCGGAGGCTATGGCAAATCCACTCTGGCGAAAAAGCTCTGTGAGCAAGTCAAAg GCAAATTTGAAAGGATCAGCTACATAAGTATTCCAAGATCGGCAGACTCTCCCACAGAAAAGAACGAAGTAGAGCCGCTGGATTGGATAGGGCCGACAGGAATGTTCAGTAAACTATGGGATGACTTGGTAGGCGGTTCATTGCCAAAATTTGGGAGCGCAGATGGTGCACGTGAGCAGCTGAAGCAGTGTCTGAACAAGAGAAAGACGCAGGGGAAGGGCATGCTGGTGGTCTTGGATGGTGTATTGTCTGATAGCATGCTGGAGAGGCTTGTAATCGGGACGCCTGGTCTGAAAACTCTTGTCACGTCTCGGGAGGAACTTAATGGTGTGAACTGGAGCTATCGCGTCCAGCAGCTGAGCATGAAAGATGCCATGGACTTGTTCCGTCATCATGCCCTCTTGCAAGGACCAACTTCTGAGTATGTGGACGAGGAACTGGTGGAACAG ATAGTGAAAGGCTGCAACTGTCACCCGCTAGCACTTGAAGTGATAGGAAAGTCACTGAAGAACGCTGAGATCGGCGAATGGAGAAGCAAAGCGGAAAGTCTTCAGAATGCTCAAATTTTTGACGAGTATGAGAAGATTCTGAGGCCGCTGTACACCAGCCTGCAAGACTTGACTCCAACCGAACGTGAGTGCTTTATGGACCTAAGCTCCTTTCCTAACAATAAAAGGATCCGGGCAGCTGCTCTTATGGACATGTGGGTTCATACTCGTGGTCAAAATGAAGACCGTTCCCGTGCTTACAATATTTTGATGAAGCTAGCCGATCGGCATCTGATTGAGCTTTTCAAGAGAACAAG GAATGAGACTACGGATCTTGACAAGAGCTTCGGTGATCTCTTTGTCGCCCAGCATGATCTTTTGAATGAATTGGCTGTATATGTTTCTAGAAAGGAAATGCCAAATACGAGGCTCACAATCAAGCAAGGAGATATATTAGATATGATATCTGTAACACCTCAGaaatttagtctcatattgaagattgtgagagatcttcgaAGACTTATAAAAGGAGTCATTAAAAAGATGGTTTATAGCCTTTTTGGGGTCGGAGACGAAACTGGTAGGAGACAAACTGAGATCCGCCGAACTAGAGGCCCAAGCCTAAGAGTGGATCTTGCACAAATTGTCTCTATACATAGAG GTGAAAGTATAAACTTGGAAAGGATTGATGTACCATTCCCTCGTGTTGAAGTGCTTATTTTATGCTTTTCCTGCAATTTTTATTGTCTGCCTCGATTTATGAATTGGATGGGAAATCTCAAAGTTTTGATTATTGCGAATGACAGCATGGGTGCCGCAGTGTTAAGCGGACCGCTACCATCTggttctctaaaatctctcagGGCAGTGAGATTAGAAAAGATATTACTACCTATTTCTTGTACCTTGATGAAGCCTTTCAAGGGAGTACAGAAGCTATCAATGGTCCTCTGCAAGGTCAATGAAGTACTGGAGATTGGTCCAGGATGGGATATCCAAATTATGTTTCCAGACATCACAGAGCTTGAAATAGACTACTGCGATGGATTGGAGAAATTGCCCACTGCAGTCTGCAACATTGTCAATCTGCAGGAGCTTAGCATTACCAACTGTCACGATCTTTGTGAGTTGCCAGAGGAAATCGGCAGTCTGAGCAAGTTAGAGGTCTTAAGATTGTCTGCATGCACATCGCTGGAAAGTTTACCGGATTCTTTTTCTGGACTAAGGAAACTTAGATTTCTGGATCTCTTCTGCTGTTCGCGTATAAAAGATCTTCCTAACAACATAGGCGTATTACATAACTTAGAAAAAATCGACTTCAGGAGATGCTTTGCAAATCTTCCTGATGCGCTAATCAATCTCGAGGGCCTTAGAGATGTTATATGTGATGAAGATGTTAAGACTCTGTGGGAGGAGAGTGTTAAGACCAAGTTGAGAAGGCTTAGGGTGCACGGATGTAAGGATCTCGTGAGCTTAAATTTTCTCAAATAG